A single window of Syntrophales bacterium DNA harbors:
- a CDS encoding PAS domain S-box protein, translating to MQAKGYQGYFKTIIAFTVVFMFCALLFSTYLSYRSSISAAKSLQLPYLRHQDEEIETYLQRYADDILFLTEVLPIQGMIRAIEGVGYDREEEISRKNWVKRLRQIYESLGTRKTEYMQLRYIDERGSELARVDFKDGKARIIPDTELQNKADRYYFTETMKLSVGRVYFSNIDLNQERGEIEVPYRPTLRIATPVSDNNGRPRGIIVANVEVQFLLHSPGLLKSQKGEEIYIVDQDGYFVHQKSDPDREWGSPADLNTGKNLKAYQPDLFRKIMNNENGMAFSFDSCRFVLFSRVEFPHTKEKHLVIVSEVSPTVILAPMLRTITIILSFIFFFSAILYFFVRHAAREIREKEEALAGSEERFRRAVMDAAFPMMIQAEDGEVVLINKAWEEITGYAHADIPTVSDWMTKAYGQHIAITKDYIDTLFNLGTRKDQGEYIVTAKNGSKRIWDFASAPLGKLADGRRLVVSMARDVTEKKRTEEQYKTIIQISLDGFWITDAQGHFLDVNDAYCRLIGYTRDELRNMSVTDVEANETPEDTARHIRKLMESGYECFETRHKSKEGRPIDIEISSNFLPVDGGRFFSFLRDITDRKKVEEAQRRSEEQLRLLLNSTAEGIYGIDPDDNCTFCNPACLSLLGYTQADELIGKNMHRLTHHTRPDGTAFPIEECLIFRAVQQGEGAHVDDEVLWRADGASFPAEYRAYPQHRNGQIVGAVVTFVDITERKRAEESLRNNSKSLEAAKLEAETANRAKSDFLASMSHELRTPMNAIIGFSQVLQAKYYGELNEKQVEYVTDILDSGKHLLSLINDILDLSKVEAGKMQLELSRVDITALLKNSLLMIQEKTLSHGIAVELNIPASLEGLEMDGDERKLKQIMFNFLSNAAKFTPDGGKIGVSARLVEAEGTAGKDGTDEGPLMEICVSDTGIGIKSEDQGRIFEPFIQILGGLTDKTPGTGLGLPLTKDFVELHGGRIWVESEGLGKGSRFCVLLPVSHVIPA from the coding sequence ATGCAAGCAAAAGGATACCAAGGTTATTTTAAGACAATCATTGCCTTCACTGTCGTCTTCATGTTCTGTGCCCTTCTCTTCTCAACCTATCTGAGTTACCGATCTTCCATTTCTGCTGCCAAATCGCTCCAGTTACCCTATCTTCGTCACCAAGACGAAGAAATCGAGACATATCTTCAAAGATATGCCGATGATATATTGTTTCTGACGGAGGTTCTTCCCATACAGGGGATGATAAGGGCAATTGAAGGGGTAGGCTATGACCGGGAAGAAGAAATCAGTCGGAAGAACTGGGTAAAAAGGCTTCGGCAAATATATGAAAGTTTAGGGACGAGAAAAACCGAATACATGCAGTTACGTTACATTGATGAAAGGGGCAGCGAACTTGCCAGAGTGGATTTTAAGGATGGTAAAGCCAGGATCATCCCGGATACTGAACTGCAAAACAAGGCCGATCGCTATTACTTTACCGAAACAATGAAACTCTCCGTAGGCCGTGTCTATTTCTCCAATATTGACCTGAATCAGGAACGGGGGGAAATAGAAGTTCCTTACCGGCCAACACTGCGCATTGCCACGCCGGTATCTGATAACAACGGCCGCCCTCGCGGCATTATTGTAGCCAATGTGGAGGTCCAATTTCTGCTCCATTCCCCCGGGTTACTAAAATCTCAAAAAGGCGAAGAGATTTACATTGTTGACCAGGACGGTTATTTTGTGCACCAAAAGAGCGACCCCGACAGGGAGTGGGGCTCTCCTGCCGATTTAAACACGGGAAAGAATCTGAAGGCATACCAGCCTGATTTATTCAGGAAAATAATGAATAACGAAAATGGGATGGCATTTTCTTTCGATTCTTGCCGGTTTGTTTTATTCAGCCGGGTCGAATTTCCTCATACAAAGGAAAAACACCTCGTTATCGTTTCAGAGGTTTCCCCCACGGTGATCCTGGCGCCAATGCTCAGAACGATCACTATTATCCTGTCTTTCATCTTCTTTTTCTCGGCGATTCTTTATTTCTTTGTGCGGCATGCCGCGCGGGAAATACGCGAGAAAGAAGAGGCGCTCGCAGGCAGTGAAGAACGTTTTCGCCGTGCCGTGATGGATGCGGCTTTCCCCATGATGATTCAGGCGGAAGATGGAGAGGTGGTGTTGATCAACAAGGCATGGGAGGAAATAACGGGTTATGCCCATGCGGATATTCCTACCGTTTCCGATTGGATGACGAAGGCATACGGTCAACACATCGCGATCACCAAGGATTACATTGATACATTATTCAACCTGGGTACGAGAAAAGATCAAGGCGAATATATCGTTACGGCCAAGAACGGAAGCAAACGAATATGGGATTTCGCCTCCGCACCCCTGGGGAAATTGGCTGACGGCAGGCGGCTGGTAGTCAGCATGGCGAGGGATGTGACGGAAAAAAAGCGGACTGAGGAACAATATAAAACAATCATTCAAATCTCGCTGGATGGTTTCTGGATAACCGATGCACAGGGACATTTTCTCGACGTGAATGATGCCTACTGCCGTTTAATTGGCTATACCCGGGACGAACTTAGGAACATGAGCGTAACCGATGTTGAAGCTAATGAAACACCGGAGGATACCGCCCGGCATATCCGGAAACTTATGGAATCCGGTTACGAATGTTTTGAAACACGCCATAAATCCAAGGAAGGCAGACCAATTGACATTGAAATCAGTTCCAACTTTCTGCCCGTTGATGGCGGACGATTCTTCTCCTTTCTCAGGGATATCACGGACCGTAAGAAGGTGGAGGAGGCGCAGCGCCGGAGTGAGGAACAACTCCGCCTGCTGCTGAACTCAACGGCTGAAGGGATCTACGGCATCGATCCGGACGACAACTGTACGTTCTGCAATCCGGCATGCCTCAGCTTACTCGGATACACACAAGCCGACGAGTTGATCGGAAAGAATATGCACCGGCTGACTCATCACACGCGACCCGATGGGACAGCCTTTCCCATTGAGGAGTGCCTGATCTTCCGGGCTGTCCAACAAGGCGAAGGTGCGCACGTGGACGATGAAGTGCTCTGGCGGGCAGACGGCGCCTCTTTCCCTGCTGAATACAGGGCCTACCCGCAGCACAGGAATGGTCAGATCGTGGGCGCCGTGGTGACGTTCGTGGATATTACCGAACGTAAGCGGGCGGAGGAGAGTTTGAGGAATAATTCCAAATCGCTTGAAGCGGCAAAACTCGAAGCCGAGACGGCAAACCGCGCCAAGAGCGATTTCCTGGCAAGCATGTCCCACGAGTTGCGGACGCCGATGAACGCCATCATCGGTTTTTCCCAGGTCCTGCAGGCCAAGTATTACGGGGAGCTCAACGAAAAACAGGTTGAGTATGTGACGGATATCCTCGACAGCGGCAAACATCTGCTGTCTCTTATCAATGATATTCTCGACCTGTCCAAGGTCGAGGCGGGAAAAATGCAGTTGGAGCTTTCCCGGGTGGATATCACGGCGTTACTGAAAAACTCGCTGCTCATGATCCAGGAGAAGACTCTGAGCCATGGAATCGCTGTGGAGCTAAACATCCCTGCCTCGCTGGAAGGGTTGGAGATGGATGGAGATGAGAGAAAACTCAAGCAGATCATGTTCAACTTCCTCTCCAACGCGGCGAAGTTTACACCGGACGGCGGGAAGATCGGGGTGAGTGCGCGTCTTGTGGAGGCAGAGGGAACTGCTGGTAAAGACGGAACGGATGAAGGGCCCTTAATGGAGATCTGTGTGAGCGATACGGGTATCGGGATTAAGTCAGAAGACCAGGGGCGGATATTCGAACCCTTTATACAGATACTGGGGGGACTAACGGACAAGACGCCGGGGACGGGACTCGGCCTACCGCTGACAAAAGATTTTGTAGAGCTGCATGGGGGGCGCATCTGGGTTGAAAGCGAAGGTCTGGGGAAAGGAAGCCGGTTTTGCGTACTCCTGCCGGTCTCCCATGTCATTCCCGCGTAG